The Suncus etruscus isolate mSunEtr1 chromosome 15, mSunEtr1.pri.cur, whole genome shotgun sequence genome contains the following window.
acaaaacaaaacaaaacaaaacaatattgttAAATCTCCCTTTGGTTACAAAATCGCCTTTCGTGGGGAATCACTGAGGCCTCTAGGGACATTCTCAGAGAACAGGAGCCCCACACGGTTAGTGCTGGCCCTTAGGACTTGGCACGTGGGGGGACTCAGAGCTTCCACATCCTTGTCAGGATCAGGTCACCAGACTtaactgacttttatttatttaattggggGTTTGTTTGCTTATTAGTTGGTTTGCTATTTTGGGcctcactgcagtgctcagggccttctCCGGCTCTGAacctaggatcactcctggtagcgcTCAGCTGTGGTATCGGATCCTCCAGTCTTAGGTGGGAGACTtaattgttttatctttatttcttattgttttggggccacacccactggtgctccggaattactcttggctctgtgctcagaaatcgcccctggcaggctcgggaccacataggatactgggaattgaactcgggtcagtcccgggttggtcatatgcaaggcaaatgccctaccctttgttttattgctctggtcctgttttatttttatggggttGGGAGATGGGTAGATATCCCAAGTAGTCCTGGGGAATCTATCTCCCGTTTCTAACTGGCTGGGAaccctttgagctttctccctgACTCCCCAGTAGATGATAAagcttttctgttgtttttgtgccacacccagcgatacataagagctactcctggctcagcacttaggaattactcctgatggtaatTAATTCCTGATGGATTGCttaagggaaccatattgggtactagagatcaaatctggattaactggcttgcaaggcagcactctacccactgtactatctctccagacccaaagtAGGGGAAAACTATTAAAGCACAGATCTTTGATTATTTTGGGACTTTTGTGGGGAAAATccgttttcttttggggccaaacccagcaatgctcagggtgcatttctgactctactcagggatcactcctagtaggctcagggggaccatatggggtgcctggaaatggaatccaggtcagccccatgcaaggcaaatctgttaccccactatactatctttccagtcccagaatctactttttcttatttcaagTTTGAATCTATaagccaccttttttttttattaaccagTCAGATATTCTCCCTTTCCTATTCTGATGTTTTCTACCTTGGTTGATAGTCTTAGTTTTTTTCTTGCTTGAAATGAATCCTAACAGTAATGTCTCTTTATTTTAGATGATTTTGAAAAAGCCAAGGAGATTTTAACAAAGATGAAATACTTTTCCAACATAGAAGAAAAGATCAAACTAAAGAAGATTCCCCTCTGATTTCCTGATCTAATtgtaccattttaaaaataaaatttaatatatttcttttctggCTTCTGCTAATTAGAAAGAGAATTGCTGTCATTTTTGtatgatcttttgtttttgttttctgtgtttaggccatacctggtggctctcaggggttactcctggctctgcgctccattattactctggcaggctcctgggaccatatggcatacagtgattgaatccaggttggccgtgtaTGATATCACTCCAATCCTCTTGTATTATGTTGGTATTATTTGGGTGGTTgtggtttctttgtttgttttggggtcatactcggtgactgtcagggattattcctggctctgtgctcagaaatcgatcctggcaggctcaggggaccatatggaatgccaggattcaaaccaccatccatcctggatctgctgcgtgtaagacaaatgccctactgctgtgctatctcttcggccctgcaATTGTTCCTTTACTTCTGTGACTAGAGTACTGATATCTGACAAGGTCAAAGCGAAtatttgaacattaaaaaaaaatactatcactTTAGGTTTCAGTTTAAGTGTGGTACTCAAAACGGACTacaatatattgttttgttttggtttttggtttttggtggcttttttttgggggggggggaaatcacacctggttgcactctggggttactcctggctcttctctcagaaattgctcctggcaggcttgggggactgtatgggatgctggggatcaaacctgggtttgtcccacaTTTCTGGTCCATTAAAGCTAACATTTAGACAATGCAACTTCCTTTAACATTTTTTCAGCATGCAACATAGAACTATCTGATGGCCCAATAGTCATGTTGTGAGGAGATGAGGTCTCTTCTGTGGTATGTTTCTAATGTGGATTTCTATTGCACATTAGCAGGACCAACGCTTGCCAATGTGTTTCACCATATGAATTCATAGAATTCAAGCCAGGTCATACATTTGAATTTGTGTCTGACAAAGTATCAACTATGACAAGGTCTATTCAAAAGATGaccctcggggccggagagatagcatggaggaagggcatttgccttgcatgcaggatagtggttcgaatcccggcatcacatatggtcccttgagcctaccaggagcggtttctgagcacagagccaggagtaacccctgactgctgccaggtgtgacccaaaaaacaaaacaaacaaaaaaaaggatgctcctcgggctggagtgatagcacaacagcagggtgtttgccttgcatgcatccaacccagtaTGGAcctacctgggttagatccccagcataccatatggtcccttgagcctgccaggagagatttctgagtgcagagccaggagtaatccctgagtgtcaacgggtgtgacccaaaaaaataaaaaaaaaacctgttttaaGATTACCCATGATTTTAGGATTAAATGTATTTGTCTTGGTGTATGTTGCACCGCTGTCTTTTCATGCTTCTGTAAATATATGATTCACCTCTCCATTAGCATGCTTCtgtaaatattttcatgcatgcatattttgattttcactttattcatttattttgcttttttgtccaTATAGTGTGATGCTCAGCACTTATGCTTGACTCTGCAtcctgaaattactcctggccaacATTCAGGTACCAtaggtggtgccaaggatcaaacctaggttggctgcattcaaagcaaatgctctacttgctgtcctatctctcctgccGCACTCTTGTCAACATTTTCAAAAGAAGCATGATCTTTCCAGTAGCAGTGAACACACTTAGCAtccttacttactttttttttttccttactcaCCTTTTAATACTTCTTACCTTTGTGGATATTCCAGATTATGGGAGTACAGTTGCTTCTAGTATTAGGGGAAAAGAGGTACAAGGTGGTCCCAGAATACTTTACTGGGACTGAAAGTTAAGAAAGTGCAAACAAGTAGCCTGGAACATGATGTTTGATATAGGAGAGACACCTCAATGCGGTTTTCATTCACTGGTCTGGTCTGGGATTACGAGCACCACATGGAGTAAAGAAATAATTCTGAACAACTGCGAGTATGGAAGAAACTTGTATGTTATGGAATTGTATACATGAATGAATTATGCATAAGACAATATAAAAAGGCAACTGGCGGGGCTGGCGTGGTGAcgtaagcagtagggtgtttgccttgcacgcactgacataggatggaccaaggttcaattctccagcgtcccatacgatcccccaagccaggagcgatttctgagcgcatagtcatgagtaacccctgagcgtctggttgtggcccaaaaacaaaaaagaaaaagaaaaaggcaactgGTATCTTCATAGTTTACTCTTAGTATTGACATTTTACAAAATTGTAGTTTTCAAATTAGCACATTAATTTGAGAGATACTGCTATTAGGAACTATAGAAGCCATTTGGATTTAGCCCATTTTTCTTGATCAGATTTAGGTTCCCAAACTGCAGCTTGTTATATTCTGTTTAAAtcgcttgagggaccatatgggacacctggggatcgaaccacagttcgtcctgggccagccacgtgcaagtcaaaagtcctactgctgcgccatagCTCCAGGCTGCCACGATTTTTCTTAGCCAGAGTTtaaacataaatcacctgaggatcaaggttgtgctaattaactcagaaaaggttaGAGGAAAAagtatgtgatttttaaaatgtgtatgaCAACAGAGAgattaagagaaaatttttatttgaaaaactgcCAATGAgttaggtgtttaccttgcatgagaccaTCTTAGATTTGATTCtaggcaccccttatggtcccccaagccagtcaaGAGTGACAACTGAgttccagaaccaggagtaacccctgcgcaccaccAGCTGTGAACCCCACCCCACCGCCCCCCAAAAATGGGCCCAATGTAACACACTGGAAAACACAAGACAGGTCCAAATCTTTTGGGCCTTTTTtggccaataaacaaaacaaactgaataAATGCCAGgatttattttatactaataCAGACAAACGAACAAAAAGGTATTATCTGGGAAGACTAAAGACTGATGGAAAATTTGGAGTACCCAAAGAAATACATCATTCAAACTAAGATAATCTTTGCCGGTCCTAAAAGGAAGAGTGAGAAAGATCTATTGAACATTTACAGGAAATATCTTATGCAACTTAACTAGTGCTAAACCAAAACTGTCCATGTTAAATATTCATGTTTAAGTAAGCCATATTTGATGATTCTGGAACAGATAgtagtatattaaatatttaaaaaagtttacatgtgttagggactggagagatagtgagtGGGTAAGGCTCTTTTCATTTCATGCGGaggacccacgttcaatccccagcacaacatcTGGTCCCTCAGTCTGgaccccagcaggagtgatccttgagcacacagtcaaaagaaatccctgagcacaatcaatTGCAATTTTTTAACAATAGGTGAGCATTATTCCAAAcacgtttgtttgtttggaagccatatccagtagtgcttggAGGGGATTCCCTGCACTGCATAGGGGACAATGTAGTGCTGGGTATCAAAATCTCAAATCTCAAAGTTCTCTCTTAAGCAATATATGGTTTTCATGCACATATATCAATGAGTGATCTCTCCCAGCTACAgttcttgttggtttttttttttggggggggggtttgatgtattttttttccttaagtttttgggccacactggtgacattCAGGTGTTATTCccggccatgtgctcagaaaccactcctggcttggtttttgggtcacacccggcagcgctcaggggttactcctaatttctacgctcagaaatcgatcctggcaggctcaggagaccatatgggacgccgggattcaaaccactgaccttctgcacgcaaggcaaacgccttacctccatgttatctctctggccccccaaaatctattttttaacaatataaCCAGGGGAGAGCACGAATGCAGtaccccactaccacaaattatgcagttgagtttcccaccctacctgctatacttgcTCCAGaccccaacactttttttttttaattaaaattgcaacacacaagggctggagagatatagtacaagccGGTATGGCTCTTACTTTGAATGTAAGAACTCAGGCCGACCTGAGTTCAATGcccagaatcccatttggtccccctcctcccagcccaccagaagtgcttcctgagcacagaaccaggagtgattcttgagtgcagagccaagagtgaatcctgacaCTGagagttgtggccccaaaccacaaaATTATCACACATTTGTGGACTCCCAAATTGTTGAGAGGATACTTTACTTTGTATCTTCAGTCTAGTAgactcctttctattttttttcatgcttttaaaaaaaaaaagatccttcaccagtgcaacatccccaccaccaatgtcccaagtgtcccccCTCCCTgtcccacaccagcctgtactcctGACAGGCCTTCTACCTCCCACATTCACCTTCTATCATGATGGTTCTCAAGTGTAatcatttctgtgactgcacccatcactctctgtggtgagcttcattttgtgagctggaccctccagtccttctCTATTTGTCTCGAGAATCATTACATAAATGGTCCACTCCTTTCTAAACATGAGTGTTGAAATGATTTTGTTCGGATCCAGAGTGATAGTGGCCcacttgcacaaggctgacccaggttccatctgtTGTACTATATATGTTCCCCAAGAccgccagcagtgatccctgagcattgagtaagaattgagcaccaccaggtgtttaaacaattttttcttttgaaatcaaGAATAATTCATAAGACTCCATCAAAGTAAGAAGTTTCTGTACGGCAGAAGAAATGAGCTAAGACTAAGACATCTAGGGGATGTcttatttgcactcaacacatgaaataaaggattgatatctaggacatacaaagtactcacaaagattaatcacccccccccccaaacctaaAACCCCCATCAAAAAACAGGGAGAGGACACCTCTCTGAGGAAGGCCAAAAGATGcccaataagcacatgaaaaatgctcatcatcacttatcgtTAGAGAAAGCCAAATCAGGACAAtgtggtatcatcttacactagtgaggatggcatatatcacaaagtaatgggaacaatcttggtggggatgtggtgaaaaaggaactctcatccactacctttgcaatgttgtctggttcaacccctgtggaaaacagtacggaaggttctcaataaactcagaactgagctgccatataatccagcaattccactttttggGTATCTGACCCTGGGACAGAAAaatttcattcaaaaggatgtatgcatcattattcattgcagtactcagtacaatagctaagagttggaatcaacccagatgtccaacaacagatgagtagatcatgaagaattaatacatatttactatagaatactacatagctttaaggaatgatacaatcatgcaattcactgcaacatggatggaactggaaaatactatgttaaatgaagccagaagaatacaggatgatataacttatatgtggcatttagaataactgcatggtTTAAATGGGGGATGTCATGTTTTAATATGCTAATATGTTGAcacatttagaaaaatgaaaagattcgGTCACTTAtacataactttttttaaaactgattgattggtttttgggccacacccagtggcggtcaggggttactcctgctctgcactcagaaatcacccctggcaggctgggggactatataggatgctggggatcgaaccaggtccctcctaggttggccacatgaaaggcaaatgccctatcgctgtgctatctctctggccccgtttatacataattttaatatgtGTCTATTTTCATTTGGTCTCTCGATTTTacaattctttattttggtgggggggggttgttttgttttgtttttgtggtattttgggtcatacccggtgatgctcagggattactcctggctatgcactcaaaaattgctcctggcgtgggggagcatatgggacattgagggattgaactgtggtctgtcctaggtttgcacgtgcaaggcaaatgccctaacacatgtgccaccactctggcccctcatttttacaattcttttttgtttgttttgttttggttttgggtcacacccggcggtgctcaggggttactcctggctgtctgctcagaaatagctcctagcaggaacgggggaccatatgggacaccgggattcgaaccaaccacctttggtcctggatcggctgcttgcaaggcaaatgccgctgtgctatctctccgggccccatttttacAATTCTTAATAAATTAGGACACTTTAACAAGAAAGTATAAATGAAAGGTAACTTTATTacttaagagaaaaatgtatacaaGAAAGTCTAGAATATTTCTCCCCATGCACTACTTTGTAATAAAATTCCAAATATCAACTTCGAAGATATTTACaagataaatttttcttaatataaccATTTACTGTGTGATGGACATTTTTTCATAGAAATCATATacataaactaaatattttattatagtctaCAAGATGCTTAGCACATTGTATTACAGAAGATGATATATTTTACtgcaaaatattataaaagtgaTACAATTTTGTGACAATTGTTTAATTACTTGATTTCAacaagagaatgaagaaaatacaagaaaaatcatcagGACGGTCTGGCTTTAAGATTTTTTGTATTCAATTCGTTCTACTTTCACGTCATCTCCAATTAGTTGATACACATAAGTGACAACTGTCGAAGCCTGAATATCCATCAACACAAATGAAGGAATAATGTTactgaaagaaaatacaaagaactTCAGTGTGTTGTGCTCAAAGGCATCAGcattataaatgtaaatttaagaagaaatttattatataattaaaaagaataatcacTAAAGAATGACTGCCAAAATGGTGAGAACTATTAAAATGGCTGAATTTCTCTTTTATGAAATGTCACACAGGCAATAAttgactttacaaaaaaaaaaaaaataaactcaattcATATACTACTCACGTTTCCAAGGCATTATATGCTCCAGTGGCAGAACCTGGGTTAATGTAAAACTTATTTTCATGCTCAAATGCTTCAAATTTGTGTGTGTGCCCCGAGATAAGAATGTCCACATCAAACTGCCTCTGCAAAAGAGCTAAGCTGGCCATATCTCCCCAAGGAATAACTTGATGCCCATGGATCAAACCAATTTTGAACTGTCCAACAGTCACAACTTTCTGTTCTGGATAGTTCAGATTCtaaagaaatagacaaagaaaACAGATATATTAGAGACACAGATGATTAAAAGATCTGCTTAAATATTCATTCTCATTGACATTTTAATGTAAGTACTCCAAATCCAACACATTTATTAAATAGACTAGGCATATAACCTGAAACAAAGATGCATTCAAATTAGGGGGCCAAAGACATAGCTCAGTGGACTGAGCTCATGCTTTGTTTCCAGAAGGTGCCAGTTCAATCCTGTGAGCAAAGAGAAAAGTTCCTGAGGATGGCTATGTgacctcaaaatcaaaacaacaaatcaCATCCAAGGTTTTAAGagttatatatgtaatttaaacTACAGAGTTAACAGACACTTATAAAGCAGTACCAGCTAAGTACTTTTTTATGGGTCTTATAAGTACCagcttatttaatatttataaacaatCCCAGGAGGCAGGTTCAATTATTTCTGAATGAAACAGGCAGACAAGTTAAAATAACCCGCCCAACGTCACATGCTAGTAAGTGGCTGTGGCAAGGTGGAAACCCAGGTTGGTTTCATTCCCAGGCACCTTATTTAGTCCCTGTGCCCAACCAAAAgtactctacacacacacacacacacacacacacacacacacacgcacgcacacacacacacacacacacacacacacacacacacacacacacacacacacacacacacacacacacacacacttggtttttgggccacacccggcagcgttacttctggttctgtactcagcaatagctcctggcaggctcaggggaccatatggggtgccaggaatcaaaaccaggtccgtcctgggtcagccacatgcaaggtaaatgccctgtcgctgtgctattgctctggcccccaaaagtgaCTCTTtagctgagtcaggagtaagtcttgagcactgttctgtgtggcccaaaaacaaaaaggaatttttgtttgtttttttgggccacatttggcagtgctcagatgttactcttggctctgtgcccagaaatcactcttggcaggctcaggggaccatctgggataactggggattgaacctgtgtcagccgcATTTTTCAAGGCTCCAGCCAAcaaaagatttgttttgttttgtttttctgggccacactggtggtgtgctcaggggttactcctggcactgtgctcagaaatcgctctggacagactcgggagaccatatgggatgctggaaatcttaACAGGTTggtcctatgcaaggcaaacaacttacccactgtgctattaaatTCTAGTATTATAGCTCTAGTGTCTATGAATTTAGTATATCAGAAGCAAAGAGTCTGTCTTGGGGAACATGACAgtggggtttggatcacaccaaaCTGTTcagaactcctggcagtgctctaggacCATATTGAGTGCTTGAGATCGAATCCTGCAAACTGTGTGCATTGTACATTCTTGTTAGTCCCAGAAGCACAGAACTTGATTCCTGCTAAGGAAATTAACTTAAGTAAATATATAGCACAAACAGAAACAGATTTTAACAAATCAAATTTACTTTCCGATTACTGACAAAAAGTTTGCCCATCCCTTCTCACTTCCTGTCCTTTACGTCCACAAACCTCTTAAACCAAGGTCTAGGAATATGGTTAAAATGGTATAGCATAAGagggggagaagaaaaaggaatagcATATGCCTTATATGTGAAAGGCCTTGGGTTCAAGCCCCTCCCCAATCACCCGTGACCCAGAGTACCACCAAAAGTGGTTCCCACAAAAGTATTAATCTTCTCCCTAtccaaaaaaaatccacaataggagctggagagatagcaccagtagtgcatttgccttgcacacagttgacccagaatgaacagtggttcaaatcctggcatcccatatgatcctgagccagccaggagcgatttctgaatgcagagccaggagtaacccctgagtgtcactgggtgtagcccaaaaacaaaaacacaaaaaagaaagagtgt
Protein-coding sequences here:
- the LOC126030660 gene encoding vacuolar protein sorting-associated protein 29, with product MLVLVLGDLHIPHRCNSLPAKFKKLLVPGKIQHILCTGNLCTKESYDYLKTLAGDVHIVRGDFDENLNYPEQKVVTVGQFKIGLIHGHQVIPWGDMASLALLQRQFDVDILISGHTHKFEAFEHENKFYINPGSATGAYNALETNIIPSFVLMDIQASTVVTYVYQLIGDDVKVERIEYKKS